A region of the Chryseobacterium cucumeris genome:
TCGAGAGATCTTGTAAGAATTCTTTCCGAATATGAACCGGAGAATGAATATCTGTTATTGAACAAAAATAAGTCCGAGAGAGGGAAAGATATTCTGGAACGCCCGAATGTTCACTTTATTGAAACCTCAAAAGGAAACTTTTCACGTCAGCTGAAAATGGGTAAAGATGCCCAGAAGCAGGACTCAGATATTTTCCATGGATTATCGGGTGAACTTCCTTTAAAATGGGATTCAAAACCTATAAAAAAGGTCGTTACCATTCATGATCTGATCTTCGTAAGATATCCGCAGTATTATTCTTTTTTTGACAGGAAAATCCATTTCTGGAAATTCAAAAAAGCAGTTGATACCGCTGATAAAATCATTGCGATTTCGGAACAGACCAAAAGAGATATTATTCAGTATTTAAAAGTTTCTGAAACTAAAATTGAAGTCATTTATCAGGGCTGTCATCATGCTTTTAAAGAACAGCAGTCTCCGGAATTGATGAAAGCTGTCAAAGAGAAATTTAAGCTTCCCGAAAGGTTTGTACTGAATGTTGGAACCATCGAAGACCGCAAAAATCTTCTGAATGTTGTAAAAGCGATCAACGGTACAGAAATTCCATTGGTTGTGGTGGGACGAAAAACCGGATACTATCAGAAAATAGAACGCTTTCTGAAAAGAAACAAAATGGAAAAACAGGTGCTTTTCCTTGAAGGCGTTTCTATGGATGAGCTGGCCTGTCTCTATAAACTGGCAGATATTTTTGTTTATCCTAGCTTCTTTGAAGGCTTTGGAATCCCTGTCATTGAGGCACTTTTCTCGAAAACTGTTGTCGTTACTAGCAATACCAGCTGTCTGCCGGAAGCGGGAGGAAAAGACTCTGTGTACATCAATCCGGACAATGATCTCGATATTCGCGCCAAACTTAAATTTCTCTGGGAAAATGAATCCGAGAGAAAACGCCGTGAAGAAAAGGGTTTCGAGTTTGTTCAGAAGTTTAATGACGAACCCATTGCAAAGGAGCTGATAAATTTTTATCAAAAAATTCTCTGAAAAAACTTTGCATTTTAAAAATAAATCCTACATTTGCATCATAATTCAAACAATGAAACCAATATTTTTAGCATTACATCATTATCATCATCATCTCTGCTAGACGGAATTGATTGATATAAGTATGTGCTAAAATCAAAAATAATTAAAACCGTCTGAGTAAATAGACGGTTTTTTTGTTTCCTGAATTCTCCTCAGAAATTTCAACAGATCAGTTTTTATTTGCTCGGACCCAAAAAGGCAAAATGAGTAAATTAAAAATTGCAATCCAAAAAAGCGGCCGGCTGTACGAAGAATCTCTTCAGCTTCTCAAAGACTGCGGAATCTTCGTCAACAACGGTAAAGACCAGCTCAAAGTTTCAGTAGATAACTTTCCGATGGAAATCATGTATCTCCGGAACTCAGACATCCCGCAATACCTCGAAGACGGGGTGGTGGATGTGGCCATTCTTGGCGAAAATCTTCTGGTTGAAAAAGGTAAAAACATCAAAACTATCCAGAAGCTTGGTTTTTCAAAATGCCGTGTTTCACTGGCTGTTCCCAAAGAAATAGAAACTGATGAGCTCTCTTATTTTCAGGGTAAAAAAATTGCGACCTCTTATCCTAACACCCTCAAAAACTTTTTAGAAAACCAGGGAATTGTATCAGACATTCACGTCATTTCGGGTTCTGTAGAAATAGCTCCTAATATCGGTCTGGCGGACGGAATATGTGATATTGTGAGTTCCGGAAGTACTCTATTTAAAAACGGATTAAGAGAAACAGTCACTTTGCTGAAATCGGAGGCAGTTTTGGCTCAAACGCCTCAATTATCAGCTGAAAAAGAAGCCATTCTTGAAAAATTTGTATTCAGAATCAAAGCAGTTTTAAAAGCAAAAAATTCAAAATACATTCTGATGAATGTTCCCAACGAAAAAATCCGGAAAGTAGCTGATGTTCTTCCTGTTTTAAAGAGTCCTACGGTGATCCCGCTTGCAGAAGAAGGCTGGAGCAGTATTCATTCTGTGATTGATGAAGAGCGTTTCTGGGAAGTGATTGATGAACTGAAAGAAAATGGTGCTCAGGATATCTTAATCATTCCAATTGATAAAATGGTTATTTAAAAAAATAAGAATGGTTAATGTTGGCCGATGCAAAGACGCAATAGAATAAAAATTAAGACTGTTTTAAGACGCAAAGATTTTATCTGCGATAAAATTGAATACTGTTTAATACTCACATACTTGCTGAAAATCTAAGATTTTCTTGCGCCTTAAAAAGATATAGGAATTAAAAACTTTGCGCCTTTGCGTAAAAAACAATTAAAAATAATACAATGAAAATATATAGATATCCCACAAAAGACAGCTGGAAAGACTTAGTAAAACGCCCTGTTTTGGAACAGAAAGAAATTTCAGGTCTGATCACAGAAATATTTGCAGAAGTTGAAAAAAATGGTGATAAAGCTTTAATAGAATTCAACAAAAAGTTTGATAAAGCAGAAACCTCAATCTTAAAAGTTTCTGAAATTGAGATCAAGGAAGCAGAAAATCAGATTCAAGATGAATTAAAGCAAGCCA
Encoded here:
- a CDS encoding glycosyltransferase family 4 protein is translated as MKIAFDAKRFFHNTSGLGNYSRDLVRILSEYEPENEYLLLNKNKSERGKDILERPNVHFIETSKGNFSRQLKMGKDAQKQDSDIFHGLSGELPLKWDSKPIKKVVTIHDLIFVRYPQYYSFFDRKIHFWKFKKAVDTADKIIAISEQTKRDIIQYLKVSETKIEVIYQGCHHAFKEQQSPELMKAVKEKFKLPERFVLNVGTIEDRKNLLNVVKAINGTEIPLVVVGRKTGYYQKIERFLKRNKMEKQVLFLEGVSMDELACLYKLADIFVYPSFFEGFGIPVIEALFSKTVVVTSNTSCLPEAGGKDSVYINPDNDLDIRAKLKFLWENESERKRREEKGFEFVQKFNDEPIAKELINFYQKIL
- the hisG gene encoding ATP phosphoribosyltransferase; its protein translation is MSKLKIAIQKSGRLYEESLQLLKDCGIFVNNGKDQLKVSVDNFPMEIMYLRNSDIPQYLEDGVVDVAILGENLLVEKGKNIKTIQKLGFSKCRVSLAVPKEIETDELSYFQGKKIATSYPNTLKNFLENQGIVSDIHVISGSVEIAPNIGLADGICDIVSSGSTLFKNGLRETVTLLKSEAVLAQTPQLSAEKEAILEKFVFRIKAVLKAKNSKYILMNVPNEKIRKVADVLPVLKSPTVIPLAEEGWSSIHSVIDEERFWEVIDELKENGAQDILIIPIDKMVI